The following proteins are encoded in a genomic region of Parus major isolate Abel chromosome 20, Parus_major1.1, whole genome shotgun sequence:
- the LOC107213089 gene encoding LOW QUALITY PROTEIN: CMP-N-acetylneuraminate-beta-galactosamide-alpha-2,3-sialyltransferase 1-like (The sequence of the model RefSeq protein was modified relative to this genomic sequence to represent the inferred CDS: deleted 1 base in 1 codon; substituted 1 base at 1 genomic stop codon), whose translation MTISSSGDEPAYGELGGDHALTDGNGPICWVPFLLHTPTAHCITYTNSPAWFNTCYKAGIGRLLMGADHELSSDVFQWWLLSETLHGPPSGVXLQAIIQQLFSVLRALTADVWDPSHCAVVGNSGWLKGSSHGLLIDAHDCMLRTNRAEMPGFELDVGMSTTHHFIWVQLTASLASSREKGIAPVKIEALTTGFFHFSQSNLFPNRLGGGRKGPCGFASRGEPHWRFSPRFALNQDTFKLLDIKLVTSAFSTRELTRTYVRVKQFIKADRNKVSILSPAFLKYIYDNWTPDHGRYPSTDFTALLFALHTCQVSMFGFRADSEGNWHHSWEKNLWSRAFHRTRVHDADVEFSCIKRWAHEGRILFYK comes from the exons ATGACCATAAGTAGTAGTGGTGATGAACCTGCATACGGAGAACTGGGGGGAGATCATG CCCTCACAGATGGCAATGGTCCCATCTGTTGGgttcccttcctcctccacaCCCCTACTGCCCACTGCATCACCTATACCAACAGCCCTGCATGGTTCAACACCTGCTACAAGGCAGGTATAGGGCGTCTGCTGATGGGTGCAGACCATGAGCTCTCCTCAGATGTTTTTCAGTGGTGGCTGCTAAGTGAA ACCCTGCATGGTCCCCCAAGTGGAGTCTAGCTTCAGGCCATAATTCAGCAGCTCTTCAGTGTCCTCCGGGCCCTGACAGCTGATGTGTGGGACCCATCTCACTGTGCGGTGGTGGGGAACTCAGGGTGGCTGAAAGGGTCCAGCCATGGGCTTCTAATTGATGCTCATGACTGCATGCTGAG GacaaacagagcagaaatgcCTGGCTTTGAGCTGGATGTTGGCATGAGTACAACCCATCACTTCAT CTGGGTGCAGCTAACAGCTAGTCTAGCAAGTTCCCGTGAGAAAGGAATTGCACCTGTGAAAATAGAGGCTCTAACT acaggttttttccacttctctcagagcAATCTCTTCCCGAACCGGTTGGGGGGTGGGAGAAAGGGGCCATGTGGGTTTGCTTCCCGGGGGGAGCCccattggaggttttctcccagatttgccctaaaccaggacacctTCAAACTTCTGGACATAAAGTTGGTGACTAGTGCTTTCTCCACCAGAGAACTCACAAGG ACATATGTGAGAGTTAAACAGTTCATCAAAGCTGACAGGAACAAG GTGTCGATCCTGAGCCCAGCTTTCCTCAAGTACATCTATGACAATTGGACACCAGATCATGGGCGATACCCTTCCACTGACttcacagccctgctctttGCCCTGCACACCTGCCAG GTCTCCATGTTTGGCTTCAGAGCAGACAGTGAAGGGAACTGGCACCActcctgggaaaaaaacttg TGGTCCAGAGCCTTTCACAGGACTAGAGTCCATGATGCTGATGTTGAATTCAGCTGCATCAAGAGATGGGCACATGAAGGCAGGATTTTATTCTACAAGTGA